In Sinorhizobium fredii, one DNA window encodes the following:
- a CDS encoding DUF3846 domain-containing protein, with the protein MVRANTAYVLDPETTIFKPVELQVDLGIQPLYAIIGCRLLEVVRFDERHTLFVDEEGLQDGLTAFTIFEGFPPPIAGKIVLVGGDGSTPYTSPLTSLEDAAKHFKCCRPALDPVFAKADEVSPGGIIIAGALAGLQCRIERRAPTLVEGVA; encoded by the coding sequence ATGGTAAGAGCAAACACCGCTTATGTGCTGGACCCGGAAACCACGATTTTTAAGCCGGTAGAGCTTCAGGTCGATCTGGGCATCCAGCCGCTTTACGCGATTATCGGCTGCCGCCTGCTGGAGGTCGTGCGGTTCGACGAGCGGCACACGCTTTTCGTCGACGAAGAAGGTCTGCAGGACGGATTGACCGCCTTCACGATCTTTGAAGGCTTCCCGCCGCCGATCGCAGGCAAGATCGTGCTTGTCGGAGGCGATGGCAGCACGCCCTACACGTCCCCCCTCACCAGCCTTGAGGATGCGGCCAAGCATTTCAAATGCTGCCGTCCGGCCCTGGACCCGGTTTTCGCAAAGGCAGACGAGGTTTCGCCGGGCGGTATCATCATCGCCGGTGCGCTCGCAGGTTTGCAATGCCGCATCGAGCGCCGGGCCCCTACCCTTGTCGAGGGAGTGGCATGA